The following proteins are co-located in the Vigna unguiculata cultivar IT97K-499-35 chromosome 9, ASM411807v1, whole genome shotgun sequence genome:
- the LOC114163743 gene encoding uncharacterized protein LOC114163743, producing MNNSMVLEEELDLSLSLRCGSSTRTPSPFFLYLPPVNHSQTLCYNLDPSIMLFSSNTYLSLASCTHDTNPPNAPAEATENVSTVTRSRRTSSTRRSKAMSETVPALFPWAKNQRASIHSKEYLSENNIHTIKGKVHCKRCDHEFELSLDLEEKLNDLCQFISRGKNKWHNRAPRVWMSPVFPKCPLCGRESSTRPIIAKNKKEINWLFLLLGQMLGCCKLNHLKYFCKHNEIHRTGAKDRLLYDIYENLINQLVPDFSSNS from the coding sequence ATGAATAACTCAATGGTGTTAGAAGAAGAGCTAGATCTCAGTCTATCGCTCCGGTGTGGGAGTTCCACGCGAACTCCTTCCCCTTTTTTTCTTTACCTTCCCCCAGTAAACCATTCTCAAACACTTTGCTATAACCTTGACCCTTCCATCATGTTATTTTCCAGCAACACTTATCTTTCGTTGGCATCATGCACCCATGACACCAACCCTCCGAATGCACCTGCTGAAGCGACAGAAAATGTTTCCACAGTTACACGCTCTCGTCGCACTTCATCTACTCGTCGGAGCAAAGCAATGAGCGAAACTGTTCCGGCGTTGTTTCCTTGGGCCAAGAATCAGCGAGCTAGCATCCACAGTAAGGAGTATCTATCGGAGAATAATATCCACACCATCAAAGGAAAGGTTCACTGCAAGAGGTGCGATCATGAATTCGAGTTGAGTCTGGATTTGGAAGAGAAATTGAATGACTTATGCCAATTTATTAGCAGAGGAAAGAATAAGTGGCATAACAGAGCCCCAAGGGTTTGGATGAGTCCGGTGTTCCCAAAATGCCCCCTTTGCGGACGAGAAAGCAGCACAAGACCCATCATTGCGAAAAACAAAAAGGAGATTAATTGGTTGTTCTTATTGCTTGGTCAGATGCTTGGTTGCTGCAAACTTAATCATCTCAAATATTTCTGCAAGCACAATGAGATTCATCGAACTGGTGCCAAAGATCGTCTTCTTTATGATATCTATGAGAACCTCATTAATCAACTTGTACCTGATTTTTCATCTAATTCTTGA